Part of the Gammaproteobacteria bacterium genome, GCTCCAGGATCCTGGACGCTTCGCGCAGGAGGTCACCCAGGGTGTCACGGCATCGGTCGCCCGGTTCGGCCAAACCAGCGCGCGGAGCCTGGTCAAGGTTGTTGCGAATCATGGCCTGCCCGACCGGCGCCCGTCGGTGGGCGACGCCTTCACGGTTCGTTGAGCATGGCAAGCTGATCCGCCTGGTATTCGCTGATCAGCGGGTCGATGACCTGGTTCAATGAGCCCTGCATGACCTCGTCCAGCTTGTAGAGGGTCAGATTGATCCGGTGGTCGGTGACGCGTCCCTGCGGGAAGTTATAGGTGCGGATCCGCTCGGAGCGGTCGCCGCTGCCGACCAGGTTACGTCTCGCCTCGGCCTCCTCCTCGCGCTGCCTGCGGTGTTCGGCGTCCAGCAGGCGGGCTTTCAACAGCGACATGGCCCTGGCGCGGTTCTTATGCTGTGAGCGCTCGTCCTGGCACTCGACCACGATGCCGCTCGGCAGGTGGGTCAGGCGCACCGCCGAATCCGTCTTGTTCACGTGCTGGCCGCCTGCCCCGGAGGCCCGGTAGGTGTCGACCCGCAGCTCGGAGGCGTCGATCTCGATCTCCCCGATCTCGTCGGATTCGGGAATCACGGCCACCGTTGCCGCGGAGGTATGGATCCGGCCCTGCGACTCCGTCTCGGGAACGCGCTGCACGCGATGCGCACCGGACTCGAACTTGAGCCGCGAGTAGACGCCCTGGCCGACGATGCGTGTGATGATCTCCTTGTAGCCGCCGTGTTCACCCGGATTCTCGCTGAGGATCTCGGTCTTCCAGCCCTTCTGTTCGGCGTACCGGAGGTACATCCGCAGCAGATTCCCCGCGAAGATCGCGGCTTCGTCCCCGCCGGTTCCGGCACGTATCTCGAGAAACACATTGCTCATGTCGTTCGGATCCACCGGCAGCAGCAGTGTCTGCAGGACCTGTTCCTGTTCTCGAACCTCCCTGGTCAGGCGCTCCATCTCGTCCCGCGCCATGTTGCGTAGCTCCTCGTCGGGTTCCTGCAGCATTTCCCCGGATTCGGCCAGTTCGTCCCGGAATCTGCGCCAGGCGCTGAATTCCGATACCACCGGTTCGAGCTGTGCGTACTCCATCGATAACGTCCGAAACCGTTCCTGGTCCGAGATGATCTCGGGATCGGCCAGCAGTGCCGCGATCTCCTCGTGGCGATCGATCAGGTCCTCGAGCTTTCTTTGTATCGATTCCTTCATGCCGGTTTCCGCCTATTTCATGTTGTCCGGCAGGTTGAGGATGACGCGGGCCGCCTCGAGGAGTTCAGTTCTGCCGTCGCGCCCCGCCTCGTGCAGGGCGTGTGTGGCGTCATGGGTGAGGCGGTTGGTGAGTGAATGGGCCAGGTATCTCAAGACTTCCTCCGGGGGCTTGCCCTGTCCGAGCATCGAGGTTGCCCGGCCCAGGATCTCGCGGCGGTGATCATCCGCCCGACCCCGGTAGGTGATGATGGCGCAGACCGCGTCCTGGGCGCGCAGCCAGGCCATGAATTCCTCGGCGCGCGTGAGGACGATCTCGTCCGCCTGGCCTGCGGCTTCGCGTCGGGACTGCATGTTCTCGTCGATGACCTCCCGCAGATCATCGACCGTATACAGGTAAGCATCCGGCAGATCGCCGACCTCGGGTTCTATGTCCCGGGGAACCGCGATGTCGACCAGGAAGATCGGCCGGTGTCGACGCAGCTTGAGACTCCGCTCTACCAGACCCTTGCCGAGCAGTGGCAGCGGGCTCGCCGTGGACGATACGACGATGTCGGCTTGTGGCAGGACATCCGGAATACGGGGAATCGAAATCGCCTCGCCTTCGTAGGTCCGGGCGAGCGCCTCGGCGCGTTCGACGCTGCGATTGGCTACGATGACGCGTTCGATGCCACAGGAGGCCAGGTGGCGCGCAGCCAGTTCGATGGTTTCCCCGGCACCGATCAACAATACCGTCTTGTCGCTGAGGTTTCCGAATATCTGCCTCGCCAGGCTGACCGCGGCGAAGGCGACGGACACCGGGCTGTTACCGATCGAGGTATCCGTCCTCACCTGCTTGGCCACGGAGAACGCGTTCTGGAACAGTCGACCCAGGTGGCGCCCGATGGTACCGGCCCTCGAGGCCTCGCGGTAGGCGCTCTTGAGCTGGCCGAGGATCTGGGGTTCGCCGAGCACCATCGAATCCAGGCCGCAGGCGACGCGAAAGGCGTGCTGCACGGCGGACCGGTGACTGTATCGGTACAGAAACGGTTCGATCTCAGGCGTGCTGAAACGGTGGTAGTCGCTCAGCCAGTCCAGCACCTGGTTGTCCCCCTGATTTTCCTCGAGGTTGCAGTAGACCTCGGTTCGGTTGCAGGTGGACAGGATGGCCGCTTCGTTGACGCCGCTGACGCGCACCAGATCGTTGAGCGCCACCGGGACCTGCTGCGGGCTGAATATGACCCGTTCGCGCAAGGCGACCGGTGCCGTTGTGTGATTCAGACCAAGGGTATAGATCATGTCGGGGTCGGGCTGGCGAGTGCGTTACCTGGCGTCCTTGTCTCAGCTACGCCAGGCAGCATCGCCGCAGACGGGAACCCAGCCGCCGCGAAGCCCGGGTAACCGGGTCGATAGCGCGGCGTTCGGGACCGAGCCGAACAGGCTGCGGCGAACCCGTCGTATGGTTGTCATGCCCTTCGGCCTTCGCGCACCGGCTGAAAGCTTACGGAAAACTATTTGACGAGCTGTTGTCATAATTATACAGGGTGCAGTCAATTAGGGTTAAAATCGGATATTTGGTAGTTTGCCTGCTTCGGTACTGCTCTATCCTATAATTTTCGAGCACTTATCCTCTAGCCTGCTCTGACCTGCTCCTCATTAGGGTCACTTTTTTGGCCCGTTATGGCCCATTTATGGCCCAATTTTTCCGGTACGTGCATTCGAGGCTGGTTAAGCTCGCACGTGCGGCCAGGTGATGTCGGTGCGTGGGTGGAAGGCACGGGTCGTGACTGCACAGCCAATCTGATGGCATTGGTGTTTTGTCAGAGCAAGCTGTGTTCGGTCAGTGGCCAATCCCTTGGTGTCCGCGTGAGGAGATCGGGCGACGTAGCGGGCCGCAGTCGGCAATGTCGGCTCGTAGCCGACTCCAGCC contains:
- the prfA gene encoding peptide chain release factor 1; translation: MKESIQRKLEDLIDRHEEIAALLADPEIISDQERFRTLSMEYAQLEPVVSEFSAWRRFRDELAESGEMLQEPDEELRNMARDEMERLTREVREQEQVLQTLLLPVDPNDMSNVFLEIRAGTGGDEAAIFAGNLLRMYLRYAEQKGWKTEILSENPGEHGGYKEIITRIVGQGVYSRLKFESGAHRVQRVPETESQGRIHTSAATVAVIPESDEIGEIEIDASELRVDTYRASGAGGQHVNKTDSAVRLTHLPSGIVVECQDERSQHKNRARAMSLLKARLLDAEHRRQREEEAEARRNLVGSGDRSERIRTYNFPQGRVTDHRINLTLYKLDEVMQGSLNQVIDPLISEYQADQLAMLNEP
- the hemA gene encoding glutamyl-tRNA reductase — its product is MIYTLGLNHTTAPVALRERVIFSPQQVPVALNDLVRVSGVNEAAILSTCNRTEVYCNLEENQGDNQVLDWLSDYHRFSTPEIEPFLYRYSHRSAVQHAFRVACGLDSMVLGEPQILGQLKSAYREASRAGTIGRHLGRLFQNAFSVAKQVRTDTSIGNSPVSVAFAAVSLARQIFGNLSDKTVLLIGAGETIELAARHLASCGIERVIVANRSVERAEALARTYEGEAISIPRIPDVLPQADIVVSSTASPLPLLGKGLVERSLKLRRHRPIFLVDIAVPRDIEPEVGDLPDAYLYTVDDLREVIDENMQSRREAAGQADEIVLTRAEEFMAWLRAQDAVCAIITYRGRADDHRREILGRATSMLGQGKPPEEVLRYLAHSLTNRLTHDATHALHEAGRDGRTELLEAARVILNLPDNMK